A DNA window from Akkermansiaceae bacterium contains the following coding sequences:
- a CDS encoding redoxin domain-containing protein gives MRRLLPLLCCLPLLQAEEPLPGHSDHGQAFNEGPRQAAVLLEGCGKVDFPVTTGSGEARKFFNQGVAQFHGFWFYEAERSFRQALKLDPGMAMGYWGCSLANVNNEKRAAEFIAEAVKRRDSASVREKLWIAAWQKFYGDLKKDKKQRYMDLIKDLEGIVHEHPEDVEAKALLAWTIWKSKDGGVAMVSRESVDALLREVLAKEPMHPAHHYRIHLWDEGKPARGLESAAACGPSAPTIAHMWHMPGHIYGKLGRHEDAAWHQEASSRVDHGHIARTGIRPDQIHNYAHNQEWLVRTLREQGRAGEALAIARNMVEVPRHPKSNSLENPKHVASHGRTRLLETLLKFEKWDEVIALEGSRWLDPTDIALHEIVRVRSMGVAAFFLEDRTRLESSLAELEKLRKKIGDKEPGVDEQGKKLPDARQWVKQGIAELAALVAMNKDAGGKEIAKLLDEAKDTPAERLVRYHLKRGDKEKAVEVAGKLPQDAMGLAVRVDVLATAGKTDGAKKHFETLRKRSAAMDRDLAISARMDALVVELGFPKEWRLAPEVRKDVGERPEMAKMGPLLWEPAASKDFHLADVEGQMRGLSTLRGKPVVVVFYLGSDCVHCMEQLTDFAKRAEEFAKRGIEMVAIGSEEPMGLRKTADKSKSGGMLLLADPDLKVFKDWGCHDDFEEKPLHGTFLIDGSGQMRWMEVSYDPFQDATFLLKEADRLLQF, from the coding sequence ATGCGCCGATTGCTTCCGTTGCTCTGTTGTCTGCCGCTGCTCCAAGCGGAGGAACCCCTGCCGGGGCACTCCGACCATGGTCAGGCGTTCAATGAGGGGCCGCGGCAGGCGGCGGTGCTGCTGGAGGGATGTGGCAAGGTGGACTTTCCCGTGACCACCGGCAGCGGAGAGGCGCGGAAGTTTTTCAACCAGGGCGTCGCCCAGTTCCATGGATTCTGGTTCTACGAGGCGGAGCGGTCGTTCCGGCAGGCGCTGAAGCTGGATCCGGGGATGGCCATGGGCTACTGGGGATGTTCGCTGGCGAACGTGAACAATGAAAAGCGTGCGGCGGAATTCATCGCGGAGGCGGTGAAGCGCAGGGATTCGGCCAGCGTGAGGGAAAAGCTCTGGATCGCCGCGTGGCAGAAATTCTACGGCGATCTGAAGAAGGACAAGAAGCAGCGCTACATGGACCTCATCAAGGATCTGGAGGGCATCGTGCATGAGCATCCGGAGGATGTGGAGGCGAAGGCGCTGCTGGCCTGGACGATCTGGAAGTCGAAGGATGGCGGTGTCGCCATGGTGAGTCGGGAGTCGGTGGACGCGTTGCTGCGGGAGGTTCTTGCCAAGGAACCGATGCATCCGGCGCACCACTACCGCATCCATCTGTGGGATGAGGGGAAACCGGCGCGGGGACTGGAATCTGCGGCCGCTTGCGGGCCATCCGCTCCCACCATCGCGCACATGTGGCACATGCCGGGGCATATCTACGGGAAGCTGGGCCGCCATGAGGATGCGGCGTGGCACCAGGAAGCATCGTCACGGGTCGATCACGGCCACATCGCCAGGACAGGGATCCGTCCGGACCAGATCCACAACTACGCCCACAACCAGGAATGGCTGGTGAGAACCCTGCGGGAGCAGGGCAGGGCGGGGGAGGCGCTGGCGATCGCCAGGAACATGGTGGAGGTGCCGCGCCATCCCAAATCGAACAGCCTGGAGAACCCGAAGCACGTGGCATCGCACGGCAGGACACGGTTGCTGGAGACGCTGCTGAAATTCGAGAAATGGGATGAGGTGATCGCGCTGGAGGGCTCACGTTGGTTGGACCCGACGGACATTGCTCTGCATGAGATCGTGCGCGTGCGATCCATGGGCGTGGCGGCCTTTTTCCTGGAGGACAGGACGCGGTTGGAAAGCAGTCTGGCGGAACTGGAGAAGCTGCGGAAGAAGATCGGTGACAAGGAGCCGGGAGTGGATGAACAGGGTAAGAAGTTGCCCGACGCCCGCCAGTGGGTGAAGCAGGGGATCGCGGAGCTGGCCGCGCTTGTCGCGATGAACAAGGACGCCGGGGGCAAGGAGATCGCGAAACTGCTGGATGAGGCGAAGGATACGCCCGCCGAGCGGTTGGTGAGGTATCATCTGAAACGCGGGGACAAGGAGAAGGCGGTGGAGGTGGCTGGCAAGCTGCCGCAGGATGCGATGGGTCTGGCCGTCCGGGTGGATGTGCTGGCAACCGCCGGAAAAACGGACGGAGCGAAGAAGCATTTCGAGACGCTGCGGAAGCGGAGCGCGGCGATGGATCGGGATTTGGCGATCTCCGCGAGGATGGATGCACTGGTCGTTGAACTTGGCTTTCCCAAGGAGTGGCGGCTTGCCCCTGAGGTCAGGAAGGATGTGGGGGAGAGGCCGGAGATGGCCAAGATGGGGCCGCTGCTGTGGGAGCCTGCAGCGAGCAAGGACTTCCATCTGGCGGATGTGGAGGGCCAGATGCGCGGTCTGTCCACGCTGCGCGGAAAGCCGGTGGTGGTGGTCTTCTATCTGGGCAGTGACTGCGTCCACTGCATGGAGCAGTTGACGGACTTCGCGAAGCGCGCGGAAGAGTTCGCAAAGCGGGGGATCGAAATGGTGGCCATCGGCAGCGAGGAACCGATGGGCCTGCGGAAGACCGCGGACAAATCGAAAAGCGGCGGCATGCTGCTCCTGGCCGACCCCGACCTGAAAGTCTTCAAGGATTGGGGATGCCATGATGACTTCGAGGAAAAGCCACTCCACGGCACGTTCCTCATCGACGGATCGGGCCAGATGCGGTGGATGGAAGTCAGCTATGATCCCTTCCAGGATGCCACGTTCCTCCTGAAAGAAGCGGACAGACTATTGCAGTTCTGA